In Rhodoferax sediminis, the sequence GCGCGCGGCGTTACGGCCGTTCCTCGCGCCCGCTGTTGGCCAGTTCCAGCGCCCCCGTCATGCGTGAGCCGATTCGATAACCCGGACCACTAACGGCTCTTCTCCGTGCGTGACGCCCGACCCGGAATCTTTGCCAGCTTCGCCTGGATGTGCTTTGCCGCTGCCAGCACATCTGCGTGTGACCCCGAGAGGTAAAGCCGTCCCGTGGCCCCGATCATCCGGAGATCGATCAGGCGGATGCCAGGCACCGCCTTTTCCGCCTCATTCGCCGCGTAAGAAGCAAACAGTGCCGGCACCAGCTCAAGCAGAAGCACGCTCTCGCCGGGCAGCACCATGGATGCCTGCTTGTTGCGATTGATGATGACGGCGTGGCGGTCGGTGATGTCCTCGACGACGTCCATCACCAGGATTTCCGGTTTGAGCTGGTCCTCGGCGCGCACGCCCAGCGATGCCAGGATCGCCTCGCCGGCACGGGCCAGATCTGCGGGCTGGTCGGCATGGACCTCCAGCACGCCGAACTGCCGTTCGACGACCAGCAGGCCCGGCTCCAGTTCGGGCGCCGCCTTCAGCGCCGTGTCGGTCACGCGCTCGATGGCCAGGCCCGGTGCGATCTCGAGAATCAGCGAGCTCATGCCTTCCAGCGGAACGTAGCCGCGCCCGCCCGTGGGCGAACTCAGGTAGGCGGCAAACTGCCGCTCCAGGCGTTCGAGGATCAGATAAACGCGTAGTTCGTTTTGCATATCGGCTTTCGCAACGCCCCCCGGGCGGGAGGGCGTTTACTTCTTGGCGGCTTCGAAATACTTGAGCACGTCGGCGTGCGGCCGTGGAATCACATGGCAGGACTTGACTTCACCCACGTGCCGCGCCGCCTCGGCGCCCGCGTCGGTGGCGGCCTTGACGGCCCCGACGTCGCCGGTCACGGTAATCGCCACCAGCCCCGCCCCCACCTGCTCGCGGCCCACCAGGGTCACGTTCGCCGCCTTCACCATGGCGTCCGCGGCGGCGTAAGCCGCCACGTAGCCAACCGTCTCGATCAATCCAACTGCTTGGGACATGTCATCTCTCCTGTTAAAAAACTACGATCAAAAATGAGGGGGCGGCCTAGCGCTCGCCGCTGGGATCGATGATCCCCACCACCATGGCGTCCACCGGACTACCGCAGTAATGCGCCGCCACCGAACCCTGGATCACGAGGGCTTCGTCACCGATGCCCACACCGAATCCGTCGAGCGCGACCAGAGAGCCGCCGCCATCCATCTCCAGGCGCACCAGGGCGCCCGGCGGCAGCAGTTCATGTCGTTTGGTGGCCCAGATGCGACCGGTCACGGTACCTGTTTTCATTCGCTGCGCTCCATTCGTATACCCGCCGTCCTGGCGTAATCGCGCGCCGCCGGCGTGATGACGGCGCCGCGCCTCAAGCTCACAACCTGGCCGCCGGCGTGCTGGCGCCGCAAGACAGCCTCGGTAATCACCGATTCATCGATCGCCATGGGCAAGCCGGCCTGCGGCGCGCCATTTCCGGGCGCGGCCATGGCCGCAGGCATGGGCGCAGCCGCAGGCTCGGGCGCCAGCAGCTTCAGGTCCAGCGCAATCGCCCCACTCACGAAACGTTCGCGCAAGGCATCGCTCGCACACAGCAACTTGAACCAGCGAACAAGTTCGGCCAGGTCCGCATCGCTGCGAATGGTGAGCGGCAACCGCACCGATTGCGCCGGCGCCGGGGGAGCGCGGCGTGTCTGCATAAAGCCGCGCACCGCCTCGCCGACGAGGCTTTCGAACTCTGGGGAGCGCGGCGTGCTCATCATCGCGCCTCGGGCGTCAGCGCCGCGATCGCGGCCTCGCTGGCCGCGCGCACGGCGGACTCGGTTCCGCTCACGTACAGGCGCCCGCTCGCTCCCATGAAGCGGCAG encodes:
- a CDS encoding microcompartment protein — its product is MQNELRVYLILERLERQFAAYLSSPTGGRGYVPLEGMSSLILEIAPGLAIERVTDTALKAAPELEPGLLVVERQFGVLEVHADQPADLARAGEAILASLGVRAEDQLKPEILVMDVVEDITDRHAVIINRNKQASMVLPGESVLLLELVPALFASYAANEAEKAVPGIRLIDLRMIGATGRLYLSGSHADVLAAAKHIQAKLAKIPGRASRTEKSR
- a CDS encoding BMC domain-containing protein; protein product: MSQAVGLIETVGYVAAYAAADAMVKAANVTLVGREQVGAGLVAITVTGDVGAVKAATDAGAEAARHVGEVKSCHVIPRPHADVLKYFEAAKK
- a CDS encoding EutN/CcmL family microcompartment protein, whose protein sequence is MKTGTVTGRIWATKRHELLPPGALVRLEMDGGGSLVALDGFGVGIGDEALVIQGSVAAHYCGSPVDAMVVGIIDPSGER